A single region of the Pseudomonas granadensis genome encodes:
- a CDS encoding fumarate hydratase, giving the protein MTVIKQDDLIQSVADALQFISYYHPVDFIQAMHEAYLREESPAARDSMAQILINSRMCATGHRPICQDTGIVTVFVRVGMDVRWDGATMGLDDMINEGVRRAYNLPENVLRASILADPAGARKNTRDNTPAVIHYSIVPGNTVEVDVAAKGGGSENKSKMAMLNPSDSIVDWVLKTVPTMGAGWCPPGMLGIGIGGTAEKAAVMAKEVLMESIDIHELKARGPQNRIEEMRLELFEKVNQLGIGAQGLGGLTTVLDVKIMDYPTHAASLPVCMIPNCAATRHAHFVLDGSGPASLEAPPLDAYPEIVWEAGPSARRVNLDTLTPEDVQSWKPGETVLLNGKMLTGRDAAHKRMVEMLNKGETLPVDLKGRFIYYVGPVDPVGDEVVGPAGPTTATRMDKFTRQILEQTGLLGMIGKSERGPTAIEAIKDNKAVYLMAVGGAAYLVAQAIKKSKVLAFAELGMEAIYEFEVKDMPVTVAVDSKGESVHITGPAIWQQKISESLAVEVQ; this is encoded by the coding sequence ATGACCGTGATCAAGCAAGACGACCTGATTCAGAGCGTTGCCGACGCCCTGCAGTTCATTTCCTATTACCACCCCGTGGATTTCATCCAGGCGATGCACGAAGCCTATCTGCGCGAAGAATCGCCAGCGGCCCGTGATTCGATGGCGCAGATCCTGATCAACTCGCGCATGTGCGCCACCGGCCACCGCCCGATCTGCCAGGACACCGGTATCGTCACCGTGTTCGTGCGCGTCGGCATGGACGTACGCTGGGATGGCGCCACCATGGGCCTGGACGACATGATCAACGAAGGCGTGCGTCGCGCCTACAACCTGCCGGAAAACGTCCTGCGGGCTTCGATCCTCGCTGACCCGGCGGGTGCTCGCAAGAACACCAGGGACAACACCCCGGCGGTGATTCACTACTCCATCGTTCCGGGTAACACCGTGGAAGTGGACGTGGCGGCCAAGGGCGGCGGTTCCGAGAACAAGTCGAAAATGGCCATGCTCAACCCGTCCGACTCGATCGTCGACTGGGTGCTCAAGACCGTTCCGACCATGGGCGCCGGCTGGTGCCCGCCGGGCATGCTCGGCATCGGCATCGGCGGCACCGCCGAGAAAGCCGCGGTGATGGCCAAGGAAGTGTTGATGGAATCCATCGACATTCACGAACTGAAGGCCCGTGGCCCGCAGAACCGCATCGAGGAAATGCGTCTGGAGCTGTTCGAGAAGGTCAATCAGTTGGGTATCGGCGCCCAGGGCCTCGGTGGCCTGACCACCGTGCTCGACGTGAAGATCATGGATTACCCGACCCACGCGGCTTCGCTGCCGGTGTGCATGATCCCCAACTGCGCCGCTACCCGTCACGCGCACTTCGTGCTCGACGGTTCCGGCCCGGCCTCGCTGGAAGCGCCACCGCTGGACGCCTACCCGGAAATCGTCTGGGAAGCCGGCCCGTCGGCCCGTCGCGTCAACCTCGACACCCTGACCCCGGAAGACGTGCAGAGCTGGAAACCGGGCGAAACCGTGCTGCTCAACGGCAAGATGCTCACCGGTCGCGACGCGGCGCACAAGCGCATGGTCGAGATGCTCAACAAAGGTGAAACCCTGCCGGTGGATCTCAAAGGTCGCTTCATCTACTACGTCGGCCCGGTCGATCCGGTTGGTGACGAAGTGGTTGGCCCGGCTGGCCCGACCACCGCGACGCGGATGGACAAGTTCACCCGCCAGATCCTCGAGCAGACCGGCCTGTTGGGCATGATCGGCAAATCCGAGCGTGGCCCGACCGCAATCGAGGCGATCAAGGACAACAAAGCCGTGTACCTGATGGCTGTCGGCGGCGCCGCTTACCTGGTCGCCCAAGCGATCAAGAAGTCCAAGGTGCTGGCGTTTGCCGAGCTGGGCATGGAGGCGATCTACGAGTTCGAGGTCAAGGACATGCCGGTCACCGTCGCGGTTGACAGCAAAGGCGAGTCGGTACACATCACCGGTCCTGCGATCTGGCAACAGAAGATCAGCGAAAGCCTGGCAGTCGAAGTGCAATAA
- a CDS encoding SpvB/TcaC N-terminal domain-containing protein, translating into MANQDLDITAPSIARSSSIATIGKSWSAVGPTGTTGIELPVPASAGRGCDPQLTLSCSSQSGNSAFGLGWNLAGLSQISRRTNKGVPRYTGHDEIIGHDGEVWMPELDDHGNLKWRSENSYLGVPVAEHNVLSYRARIESDFSLRECWHPVDGGAPFWLAHVADGTLHVYGKTTASRRADPDDESRISSWLLCESMNAHGEHICYEYKPDDQPDEQDPIHDYRAQRYLRRVCYGNATASDRLYCWDTERPTDLPWHFQLVFDYGERSTSLTEVPSYDEVNRWQLRPDPFFTYGQGFELSTRRLCQQVLMFHHFPEGLATEAKLARRLLLEYRPIQNIAQWAYSQITAAHYQAFDAQGNVEHSPPVEFEYSPFEINKTPARLLENETQPGIEDGGFYQCVDLYGEGVPGFLCRYDNAWYYREPLRAAPGTELIGYGPWALLDKIPVADRSRAVAQLLDLTGDGRLDLITARLGYCGFHALNAQRQFELFSVFDKFPVEHQNLGLFMGDFCGDGLMSAATISPDRVRIYASLREKGFAAAQEIPHEYDDDRLPVFSNSRTELVLLGNLLGSDMPELCRIRHDEVRCWPNLGHGKFGKGRKIGALPFTYEEFDASRVRLADLNGSGAPTLIYLKSEGFDIYLNHGGNGLQQIPVSVPWPEEVRYDRSCQVSFADLQGLGCASLILTVPHIEPRHWRYDFVAAKPYLLVNSNNNMGCSSNVTYRSSAQEWLDEKERLLALERAPVCHLPFPLAVVKKQEQYDEITGNRLTQSFIWREGFYDGRGREFRGFGYLQQLDCEVGTDPSEPGFNEPMQTCTWFHNGQEMNRSGDDYFSADVDACPLGETLFSRYHPKGEIDEPVTPEDSETRYRIAQALVGSVARTETFAYQPDAQVSAAATLYSVEQKRYLVREVRPKGQYAAAVLLPFQVEAISYQYDGFINDPLCRHDVTLRWDAYGAATHAFTVNYARRLTAQSPPPFTEDHLNQWWRDAHDEAQQYFYLSETRARPINLTEPQQWRLGLPYQERSNALKLTKGTLPGELTPAQVSFESLRTLEDSPEWAIERVLTSQSIQRYVDVEGIELEDGVAGFEALLHSLELALLDKTALDAYSIVPDLDIREALRAIGYSPMPLLFEAMLREEQNLWSSRFNLARYGDLQAFYKVLDFNETPSHGVTKAKYDPHYLTVMRMELPDGCAVQVAEFDYHALKPKRITDANDNTEEVIYEPSGQPLVISFHGTEDGKPAGFDKLTDDWTLPDPSPEHAILYPEDTVGHAASTLHKNLFSWMGLIPASTLQARAIKQGDLLPGGQIRASARRRLGQNHVLTPEDQQLRAAIELAYREPVHTVMLTADRYPYDTVKAQIQIVKTCVDGFGRVLQTQQKVDPGLAYVVAEDGELLIEEGEQPTQTRWRISERVEYNNKGLPQRQYRPFFANTHRYVNDQSLRALGLFDQLLYDAPGRPIKLVNAKGDFSRKTYHSWFLINEDFNDTAEELS; encoded by the coding sequence ATGGCCAATCAAGACCTCGACATCACTGCTCCTTCCATCGCCCGAAGCTCATCGATCGCCACCATCGGCAAGAGCTGGAGCGCCGTTGGCCCGACCGGCACCACAGGTATCGAATTGCCCGTTCCGGCGTCGGCCGGGCGCGGGTGTGATCCGCAACTGACACTGTCCTGCAGCAGCCAGAGCGGTAACAGCGCATTTGGCCTCGGCTGGAATCTGGCGGGCCTGAGCCAGATCAGCCGACGCACCAACAAGGGCGTACCGCGCTACACCGGGCACGACGAAATCATCGGTCATGACGGTGAAGTTTGGATGCCGGAGCTGGATGACCACGGCAACCTGAAGTGGCGCAGCGAAAACAGTTACCTCGGCGTCCCTGTTGCCGAGCACAATGTCCTGTCTTACCGGGCGCGGATTGAAAGTGATTTTTCCCTGCGCGAATGCTGGCATCCGGTTGACGGTGGCGCGCCCTTCTGGCTGGCGCATGTGGCCGACGGCACGTTGCATGTCTACGGCAAAACCACCGCCTCACGCCGTGCCGACCCCGACGACGAATCGCGCATCAGTAGCTGGCTGCTGTGTGAAAGCATGAACGCCCATGGCGAACACATCTGCTACGAGTACAAGCCGGACGATCAGCCTGACGAGCAAGACCCCATTCACGACTACCGCGCCCAGCGTTATCTGCGCCGGGTGTGTTACGGCAATGCCACGGCGAGCGACCGCCTCTATTGCTGGGACACCGAGCGGCCGACGGATCTGCCATGGCATTTTCAACTGGTGTTCGATTACGGCGAGCGCAGCACTTCGTTGACGGAGGTTCCGAGCTACGATGAAGTGAACCGCTGGCAGCTGCGACCTGATCCGTTTTTCACCTATGGCCAGGGCTTTGAATTGAGCACTCGCAGGCTGTGCCAGCAAGTGTTGATGTTTCATCACTTCCCCGAGGGCCTGGCGACAGAGGCGAAACTTGCCCGTCGCCTGCTGCTGGAATATCGACCGATCCAGAACATTGCGCAGTGGGCCTACAGCCAGATCACCGCGGCGCACTATCAGGCCTTCGATGCGCAAGGCAATGTCGAGCATTCACCGCCGGTAGAGTTCGAATACTCGCCCTTCGAGATCAACAAGACACCTGCACGCCTGCTGGAAAACGAGACTCAACCGGGCATCGAAGACGGCGGGTTCTACCAATGCGTCGATCTGTATGGCGAGGGCGTGCCGGGCTTTCTCTGCCGCTACGACAACGCCTGGTATTACCGTGAACCGCTGCGCGCGGCGCCTGGCACTGAACTGATCGGTTACGGCCCCTGGGCTTTGCTGGACAAGATTCCGGTGGCCGATCGTAGCCGCGCCGTGGCACAACTGCTTGATCTGACCGGCGACGGGCGCCTGGACCTGATCACCGCCCGCTTGGGTTACTGCGGGTTCCATGCGCTGAATGCGCAGCGACAATTCGAGCTGTTCAGCGTGTTCGACAAGTTTCCCGTGGAACACCAGAATCTGGGCTTGTTCATGGGGGATTTTTGCGGCGACGGCCTGATGTCGGCGGCCACCATCAGCCCCGACCGTGTGCGTATCTATGCCAGCCTGCGGGAAAAAGGCTTCGCCGCCGCCCAAGAAATACCCCATGAATACGATGACGACCGTCTGCCGGTTTTCAGCAACTCGCGAACCGAACTGGTGCTTCTGGGTAACCTGCTCGGCAGCGACATGCCTGAGTTGTGCCGCATCCGCCATGACGAGGTCCGCTGCTGGCCGAATCTTGGTCACGGTAAATTCGGTAAAGGTCGCAAGATCGGTGCCCTGCCATTCACCTATGAAGAATTCGACGCCTCGCGAGTGCGTCTGGCCGACCTCAATGGTTCCGGTGCGCCGACGTTGATCTATCTGAAATCCGAGGGCTTCGACATTTACCTGAACCACGGCGGCAATGGTCTGCAACAGATTCCCGTCAGCGTGCCGTGGCCCGAAGAGGTGCGCTATGACCGTTCGTGCCAGGTCAGTTTCGCCGATCTGCAAGGCCTTGGTTGCGCCAGCCTGATTCTGACGGTACCGCATATCGAGCCTCGGCATTGGCGCTACGATTTTGTTGCGGCCAAGCCCTATCTGCTGGTCAACAGTAACAACAACATGGGTTGCTCCAGCAACGTGACTTATCGCAGCTCGGCTCAGGAATGGCTGGATGAAAAGGAACGGCTGCTGGCGCTTGAGCGTGCACCGGTATGTCATCTGCCGTTTCCGCTGGCCGTCGTAAAAAAGCAGGAGCAGTACGACGAGATCACCGGCAACCGGTTGACCCAGTCGTTTATCTGGCGCGAAGGGTTCTACGACGGCAGGGGACGGGAATTTCGTGGGTTCGGCTATTTGCAGCAACTTGACTGCGAGGTTGGAACCGATCCTTCAGAGCCTGGCTTCAACGAGCCGATGCAAACATGCACCTGGTTTCACAACGGGCAGGAAATGAATCGCTCCGGCGACGATTATTTCAGCGCGGACGTGGACGCCTGCCCGTTGGGCGAAACCCTGTTCAGTCGTTACCACCCCAAAGGTGAAATCGATGAGCCCGTTACTCCCGAAGACTCCGAGACTCGCTATCGAATCGCGCAGGCGCTGGTCGGCTCAGTTGCCCGAACAGAGACATTTGCCTACCAGCCAGATGCGCAAGTCTCTGCTGCAGCCACGCTGTACTCGGTAGAGCAAAAGCGCTATCTGGTTCGCGAGGTGCGGCCGAAGGGCCAATATGCAGCCGCTGTTCTGCTGCCCTTTCAGGTCGAAGCCATCAGTTATCAGTACGATGGTTTTATCAATGACCCGCTGTGCCGCCACGATGTCACCCTGCGCTGGGATGCTTATGGCGCCGCGACTCACGCATTTACCGTGAACTATGCGCGCAGGCTGACCGCCCAGAGCCCGCCCCCCTTCACCGAAGACCATCTGAACCAGTGGTGGCGCGACGCCCATGACGAGGCGCAGCAATACTTTTATCTCAGTGAAACCCGTGCGCGTCCGATCAACCTGACTGAGCCACAGCAATGGCGATTGGGCTTGCCGTATCAGGAACGGAGCAATGCGCTGAAATTGACCAAAGGTACGCTCCCCGGCGAGCTGACCCCGGCACAGGTATCTTTCGAATCGTTGAGAACGCTTGAGGACTCGCCAGAATGGGCTATCGAACGGGTACTGACTTCGCAATCCATACAGCGCTACGTGGACGTAGAGGGTATTGAACTGGAGGACGGCGTCGCCGGATTCGAAGCTCTGTTGCATTCTCTGGAGCTTGCCTTACTGGACAAGACCGCGCTGGACGCTTACAGCATTGTGCCGGATCTGGACATCCGTGAGGCCCTCCGCGCAATTGGTTACTCGCCCATGCCGCTGCTGTTCGAAGCGATGCTGCGCGAGGAACAAAACCTCTGGTCGTCGCGGTTCAATCTGGCTCGGTACGGCGATTTGCAAGCGTTCTACAAAGTGCTCGATTTCAACGAAACGCCAAGCCATGGCGTGACCAAAGCCAAATATGATCCACACTACCTGACCGTCATGCGCATGGAACTGCCCGACGGTTGTGCCGTCCAGGTCGCAGAGTTCGATTACCACGCCCTCAAACCCAAGCGGATCACGGACGCCAATGACAACACTGAAGAAGTCATCTACGAGCCCTCCGGTCAGCCGCTGGTCATCAGCTTTCACGGTACCGAGGATGGCAAACCTGCCGGCTTCGACAAGCTGACCGATGACTGGACCTTGCCGGACCCCAGTCCGGAACACGCCATTCTGTATCCGGAAGATACCGTAGGACACGCAGCGAGTACCCTGCACAAAAACCTGTTCAGCTGGATGGGCCTGATACCTGCCTCCACGCTTCAGGCCCGGGCGATCAAGCAAGGCGACCTTTTGCCTGGCGGGCAAATCCGTGCCAGCGCACGTCGCCGGCTTGGGCAAAACCACGTCCTGACGCCTGAAGACCAGCAATTGCGTGCAGCCATTGAACTGGCTTACCGAGAGCCGGTACACACCGTGATGCTCACCGCCGACCGCTACCCCTACGACACCGTCAAGGCACAGATCCAGATTGTCAAAACCTGCGTCGACGGCTTTGGTCGGGTATTGCAAACCCAGCAAAAGGTCGACCCGGGGCTGGCTTATGTGGTGGCTGAGGATGGTGAACTGCTCATCGAAGAAGGTGAGCAACCGACGCAGACACGCTGGCGTATCAGCGAACGCGTCGAATACAACAACAAAGGTCTCCCGCAGCGCCAATACCGGCCGTTTTTCGCCAACACACACCGCTACGTCAATGATCAATCCCTGCGCGCGCTCGGGCTCTTCGATCAGCTGTTGTATGACGCACCGGGTCGTCCGATCAAGCTGGTCAACGCCAAGGGCGACTTTTCCCGCAAGACTTATCATTCCTGGTTTTTAATCAATGAGGATTTCAACGACACCGCAGAAGAACTGTCATGA
- a CDS encoding RHS repeat domain-containing protein: MNSHVHHRTPTLTATDSRGLTVRRVDYWRKNADDLPMSRITRMKQDLAGRSVAQWDPRLAGPCLVTVYSLSDQPLRTDSVDAGMRLSLPGLAGQTLQRWDDRGAVWLMTYDRQLRLLSVNNTAIPQDDEVFEYADASADVGNNLRGRHQRLTDPSGCMEVHSYSLAGHSQRETRTFHDEKSFTSQRTFDPLGAVTALTDAGQHQQTMLYDLAGQLKATSLILKNGVERGVLIDAQYNAAGQLVTQQNGNGVSVHWDYDPANSLLVRQWAQKGSEPFIQDLEYRYDPMGMITRIFDAAVKPVYFANQRCDGTRTFTYDSLYQLSSATGCSAAALPQPVRAQSCDPADLRNYLQNYEYDHGGNLIKIIQVREGASHTRHILIDPHSNRGISQEADDPPPDFSRLFDPHGNLLERLPGQPLRWNSRDELQSVVMISRADGREDAEQCWYSEGVRVCKRYEHYGNNTSHFHLVRYLPGLEISSKDNGEELHAITVTTGAGTVRCLYWENDPANIGSTQLRYGLNDHLNSCLIELDQTGQMISHEQFFPFGATACFLSLTDIEVDYKTIRYSGKELDRSGLYYYGERYYAPWLGRWTQPDRHGIADGLNLYCMTHNNPINFVDQQGAVTTPPQTRRASQTSITIPTPGSSRRSSSASVPTLVTDPQANPPGRLPPDPELTWSERAKAAALSFANSRVGLTLVPVGGMSMTSAAIISPILTLSVRLALNAIMFNPGWSPANTWDPDGDGELPPVDVTQAANRTYTMVTDGITGAATIASMILGPVLGGLIDDWRGTVLQAENDQRGGVLMDAAEQRINDYQLVADPTKKALDALRAQVVEAEELAGVTWRSMGMLEKIDLMRPPPVAAVAAVTPTNSPGSSRRGSTSSGRSSTSSGSTHSSVRRRNNLAPKRSSSKPTWV, encoded by the coding sequence ATGAACAGTCACGTCCATCATCGTACGCCAACCCTGACAGCCACCGACAGTCGTGGGCTGACTGTGCGGCGGGTCGACTACTGGCGCAAGAATGCCGATGACCTGCCAATGTCCCGGATCACGCGCATGAAACAGGATCTGGCCGGACGCAGCGTTGCCCAATGGGATCCACGTCTTGCCGGCCCCTGCCTGGTAACCGTGTACTCATTGTCGGATCAGCCATTGAGAACAGACAGCGTCGATGCCGGTATGCGTTTGAGCCTGCCAGGGCTGGCAGGTCAGACACTGCAGCGCTGGGATGATCGCGGTGCGGTCTGGCTCATGACTTACGACCGGCAACTGCGCCTGCTGAGTGTCAACAACACAGCCATTCCCCAGGACGATGAAGTATTCGAATACGCCGATGCCTCGGCGGATGTCGGCAACAACCTGCGCGGACGACATCAGCGACTGACTGATCCCTCAGGCTGCATGGAAGTGCACAGCTACAGCCTCGCCGGACACTCCCAGCGAGAAACCCGAACCTTTCACGATGAGAAATCGTTCACCAGCCAACGCACCTTTGATCCGCTGGGTGCGGTCACAGCGCTGACAGATGCCGGCCAGCATCAACAGACGATGCTTTATGATCTGGCCGGGCAACTCAAAGCCACCTCTCTGATCCTGAAAAACGGGGTCGAACGGGGGGTGCTTATCGACGCGCAATACAACGCCGCCGGACAGCTTGTCACGCAACAAAATGGCAACGGCGTCAGCGTTCATTGGGATTACGACCCGGCCAATTCCCTCCTCGTCAGGCAATGGGCACAGAAAGGCAGCGAACCGTTCATCCAGGACCTTGAGTACAGGTACGATCCCATGGGAATGATCACCCGGATCTTCGATGCCGCCGTCAAGCCGGTTTATTTCGCCAATCAGCGCTGCGACGGCACGCGCACCTTCACCTACGACTCGCTGTATCAACTGAGCAGCGCTACCGGTTGCAGTGCCGCCGCACTGCCACAACCGGTCCGTGCGCAATCCTGCGACCCCGCAGACCTGCGTAACTACCTCCAGAACTACGAATATGACCACGGCGGCAATCTGATCAAAATCATTCAAGTGCGCGAGGGGGCAAGCCATACCCGACATATCCTGATCGACCCCCACAGCAATCGAGGCATATCGCAGGAAGCCGACGATCCGCCTCCGGACTTCAGCCGGTTGTTTGACCCGCACGGCAACCTGCTGGAACGATTGCCAGGCCAGCCGTTGCGGTGGAACAGCCGCGATGAGTTGCAATCGGTGGTCATGATCTCCCGTGCCGACGGTCGGGAAGACGCGGAGCAATGCTGGTACAGCGAAGGCGTGAGAGTGTGCAAACGCTACGAACACTACGGCAACAACACCAGCCACTTTCACCTGGTACGTTATCTGCCGGGGCTTGAGATCTCTAGCAAGGACAATGGTGAAGAGCTGCATGCCATCACCGTCACCACCGGCGCGGGCACTGTGCGTTGTCTTTACTGGGAAAACGATCCGGCAAACATTGGCAGTACGCAATTGCGATACGGCCTGAACGATCACCTGAATTCATGCCTGATCGAACTTGATCAAACCGGGCAGATGATCAGCCACGAGCAATTCTTTCCATTCGGCGCGACTGCCTGTTTCCTGTCGCTCACCGATATAGAGGTCGATTACAAAACCATCCGCTACAGCGGCAAGGAACTGGATCGCAGCGGGCTCTACTATTATGGCGAGCGCTATTATGCGCCGTGGCTGGGTCGCTGGACGCAACCGGACCGACACGGAATCGCAGATGGCTTGAATCTGTATTGCATGACCCATAACAACCCGATCAACTTTGTCGACCAACAAGGGGCGGTCACGACGCCTCCACAAACCAGAAGAGCTTCACAAACCAGCATTACCATCCCCACTCCCGGCTCCTCGCGCCGATCGTCTTCGGCAAGCGTTCCAACTTTGGTAACCGATCCCCAGGCCAATCCCCCCGGGCGCCTTCCCCCTGACCCCGAACTTACATGGAGCGAGCGGGCCAAGGCGGCAGCGCTGTCATTCGCCAACTCCAGGGTGGGGCTAACGCTGGTGCCTGTGGGCGGAATGTCCATGACCAGCGCAGCCATCATCAGCCCCATTTTGACTTTATCCGTGCGACTCGCATTAAACGCCATAATGTTCAACCCCGGCTGGTCTCCCGCCAACACATGGGACCCGGATGGCGATGGAGAATTGCCGCCCGTCGATGTCACGCAGGCTGCCAACCGAACGTATACCATGGTCACCGACGGCATCACCGGGGCAGCGACCATCGCCAGCATGATTCTAGGGCCAGTGCTAGGCGGACTCATCGATGACTGGAGGGGCACCGTGCTCCAGGCAGAAAATGACCAGCGGGGTGGCGTATTGATGGACGCCGCAGAACAGCGGATCAACGATTATCAGTTAGTGGCCGACCCGACGAAAAAGGCACTGGACGCTTTGCGTGCGCAGGTAGTGGAGGCGGAAGAGCTGGCTGGGGTCACTTGGCGAAGCATGGGCATGCTCGAAAAAATTGATCTGATGCGGCCACCACCCGTAGCAGCCGTAGCAGCCGTAACACCCACAAATAGTCCCGGCTCGTCCCGCAGAGGTTCGACGTCTTCCGGCAGAAGTTCGACGTCTTCCGGCAGTACACATTCCAGCGTGCGTAGGCGAAACAATCTCGCTCCTAAGCGCTCGAGTTCGAAGCCAACGTGGGTTTAG
- a CDS encoding ATP-binding protein, with translation MLPTSRTLRLSLYTLLIIAGTVLAATLAMRHAERQALEEDAARANQQLGLYANSLHTLIDRYRALPAVLALDPQLRTALAGPVDADEQAALNLKLEKINGAAQSSTLELLDRSGLAVAASNWRLPSSYVGHNYGFRPYFSQTRTQGSGRFYAVGVTSGIPGYFLSSAVLGDNDEFLGAMVVKLEFPELEREWRQGSDTLLVSDARGIIFIANQPGWRYRALRPLNASDMAEIKTTRQYDKQSLLPLTHLALRRFDDNSDLRRVEGPDGTADYLWESLPLTAEGWTLHLLRRPQVAFEDLRNAGLAAAGVWLAVVFLLLFLNQRWRLAKVRQRNREELERLVEERTRDLRTAQEGLVQSAKLAALGQMSAALAHEINQPLTAQRMQLATLRLLLEHGRVDDAYKALKPVDDMLTRMAALTGHLKTFARKSPSGLRERLDLATVVDQALQLLDARLRDEQVSLVLHLTRPAWVRGDAIRLEQVLINLLRNALDAMHGKPCKRLEIRLQADEQLWHLSVSDNGGGIAEEHLAQVFDPFFTTKPVGDGLGLGLAVSFAIAHESGGRLSAENGDAGAVFSLTLPIDLEAHI, from the coding sequence ATGCTGCCGACTTCCCGTACCCTGCGTCTGTCGTTGTATACCCTGCTGATCATCGCCGGTACGGTGCTGGCCGCGACGCTTGCGATGCGCCATGCCGAGCGTCAGGCGCTGGAAGAAGACGCCGCGCGCGCCAACCAGCAACTGGGGTTGTACGCCAACTCACTGCACACCCTGATCGATCGCTATCGCGCCCTGCCCGCCGTTCTGGCGCTGGACCCGCAACTGCGTACGGCACTGGCCGGCCCGGTCGATGCCGACGAACAAGCGGCGCTGAACCTGAAACTTGAAAAGATCAACGGCGCGGCACAGTCCTCGACCCTGGAATTGCTCGATCGCAGCGGATTGGCCGTAGCGGCGAGCAACTGGCGGTTGCCGAGCAGTTATGTCGGCCACAACTATGGTTTCCGTCCGTATTTCAGCCAGACCCGCACTCAAGGCAGCGGGCGTTTCTATGCGGTGGGCGTAACCAGCGGGATTCCCGGTTATTTCCTCTCCAGCGCCGTGCTCGGAGATAACGACGAGTTTCTCGGCGCGATGGTGGTCAAGCTGGAATTCCCCGAGCTGGAGCGCGAGTGGCGCCAGGGCAGCGACACGCTGTTGGTCAGCGATGCACGCGGGATCATCTTCATCGCCAATCAGCCGGGCTGGCGCTACCGCGCGCTGCGGCCGCTGAATGCCAGCGACATGGCCGAAATCAAAACCACGCGGCAGTACGACAAACAATCGTTGCTGCCGCTGACGCACCTGGCGCTGCGTCGTTTCGATGACAACAGCGACCTGCGCCGCGTCGAAGGCCCGGATGGCACGGCCGATTATCTTTGGGAGTCGCTGCCGCTGACCGCCGAAGGCTGGACCCTGCATTTGCTGCGCCGCCCGCAAGTGGCGTTCGAAGATTTACGCAACGCCGGGCTGGCCGCTGCCGGGGTGTGGCTGGCGGTGGTGTTTCTGCTGTTGTTCCTCAATCAGCGCTGGCGGCTGGCCAAGGTCCGCCAGCGCAATCGCGAAGAGCTGGAACGGTTAGTGGAGGAACGCACCCGCGACCTGCGCACCGCGCAGGAAGGTCTGGTGCAATCGGCCAAACTCGCCGCGCTCGGGCAGATGTCCGCAGCACTCGCCCATGAAATCAATCAACCGCTCACCGCTCAGCGCATGCAACTGGCGACGCTGCGCCTGCTGCTCGAACATGGTCGCGTCGACGATGCCTACAAAGCGCTGAAACCGGTGGACGACATGCTCACGCGCATGGCCGCGCTCACCGGCCACCTCAAGACTTTCGCGCGCAAGAGCCCCAGCGGCTTACGCGAACGTCTCGACCTGGCGACGGTGGTCGATCAAGCCTTGCAATTGCTCGATGCGCGGCTGCGAGACGAACAGGTCAGCCTGGTGCTGCACCTGACCCGCCCGGCGTGGGTGCGCGGTGATGCGATTCGCCTCGAACAGGTGTTGATCAATCTGCTGCGCAACGCACTGGATGCGATGCACGGCAAACCCTGCAAGCGTCTGGAAATCCGTCTGCAGGCCGATGAGCAACTGTGGCACCTGAGCGTCAGCGACAATGGCGGCGGGATTGCCGAAGAGCATCTGGCGCAGGTCTTCGACCCGTTCTTTACCACCAAACCTGTAGGGGATGGCCTGGGCCTTGGCCTGGCGGTATCGTTCGCTATCGCGCATGAATCCGGCGGGCGCCTGAGCGCCGAGAATGGCGACGCTGGCGCGGTGTTCAGCCTGACTTTGCCAATCGATCTGGAGGCACACATCTGA